The following are from one region of the Muntiacus reevesi chromosome 3, mMunRee1.1, whole genome shotgun sequence genome:
- the DHRS9 gene encoding dehydrogenase/reductase SDR family member 9 isoform X1 codes for MIQHYGPASTTAQSSFKGTPSVISSLTSPQAISRSHQQPSLWDCSLIPTVQLPATARTEGPVSWTGRHLLLLFKKEVSLSYNRKKMLFWLLALLILCGFLWNYKRQLKIANITDKYIFITGCDTGFGNLAARTFDKKGFHVIAACLTESGSTALKAETSERLHTVLLDVTDPENVKRAAQWVKNQVGEKGLWGLINNAGILGVLAPNDWLTVDDYREPVEVNLFGLISVTLNMLPLVKKARGRVINVSSIGGRLAFGGGGYSPSKYAVEGFNDSLRRDMKAFGVHVACIEPGLFKTNLSDPEKAAEKKLAIWKHLSPDIKQQYGESYIKKSLEQLKGTASFVNVDLSLVVECMDHALTSVFPKTRYAAGKDAKTFWIPLSHMPAVLQDFLLLKQKVELANPKAV; via the exons ATGATTCAGCACTATGGCCCTGCCTCCACGACTGCCCAGTCTTCCTTCAAGGGCACTCCCAGCgtgatctcctccctcacatcccctcaggcCATCTCCCGCAGTCACCAGCAGCCCTCACTTTGGGATTGCTCTCTGATCCCAACAGTCCAGCTCCCAGCGACTGCACGTACGGAGGGACCTGTGTCCTGGACAG GACGCCATCTTCTTTTATTGTTCAAGAAAGAAGTGTCCTTGTCatacaacaggaaaaaaatgctCTTTTGGCTGTTAGCCCTTCTGATCCTTTGTGGTTTTCTGTGGAATTATAAAAGACAGCTAAAGATCGCAAACATCACTGATAAGTACATTTTCATCACTGGCTGTGACACTGGCTTTGGAAACTTGGCAGCCAGAACTTTTGATAAGAAAGGGTTTCATGTAATTGCTGCCTGTCTGACTGAATCGGGATCAACAGCTTTAAAGGCAGAAACTTCAGAGAGGCTTCATACTGTGCTTCTGGATGTAACTGACCCAGAAAATGTCAAGAGGGCTGCCCAGTGGGTGAAAAACCAAGTTGGGGAGAAAG GTCTCTGGGGTCTGATCAACAACGCCGGCATTCTTGGTGTGCTGGCACCCAACGACTGGCTGACGGTCGACGACTACAGAGAACCTGTTGAGGTGAACCTGTTTGGACTCATCAGTGTCACGTTAAACATGCTTCCCTTGGTCAAAAAGGCTCGAGGGAGAGTTATcaatgtctccagcattgggGGTCGGCTTGCATTTGGTGGAGGGGGCTATTCTCCATCTAAGTATGCAGTAGAAGGCTTCAATGACAGCTTAAG GCGGGACATGAAAGCTTTTGGTGTGCACGTCGCTTGCATTGAACCGGGATTGTTCAAAACTAATTTGTCAGATCCAGAAAAGGCTGCTGAAAAAAAGCTTGCCATTTGGAAGCATCTGTCTCCAGACATCAAACAACAATATGGAGAAAGCTACATCAAGAAAA GCCTAGAACAATTGAAAGGCACTGCATCCTTTGTGAACGTGGACCTGTCCCTGGTGGTGGAGTGCATGGACCATGCTCTCACAAGTGTCTTCCCTAAAACCCGTTATGCTGCTGGAAAAGATGCCAAAACTTTCTGGATCCCTCTGTCTCACATGCCAGCAGTTTTGCAAGACTTTTTATTGTTGAAACAGAAAGTAGAGCTGGCTAATCCCAAGGCAGTATGA
- the DHRS9 gene encoding dehydrogenase/reductase SDR family member 9 isoform X2 codes for MLFWLLALLILCGFLWNYKRQLKIANITDKYIFITGCDTGFGNLAARTFDKKGFHVIAACLTESGSTALKAETSERLHTVLLDVTDPENVKRAAQWVKNQVGEKGLWGLINNAGILGVLAPNDWLTVDDYREPVEVNLFGLISVTLNMLPLVKKARGRVINVSSIGGRLAFGGGGYSPSKYAVEGFNDSLRRDMKAFGVHVACIEPGLFKTNLSDPEKAAEKKLAIWKHLSPDIKQQYGESYIKKSLEQLKGTASFVNVDLSLVVECMDHALTSVFPKTRYAAGKDAKTFWIPLSHMPAVLQDFLLLKQKVELANPKAV; via the exons atgctCTTTTGGCTGTTAGCCCTTCTGATCCTTTGTGGTTTTCTGTGGAATTATAAAAGACAGCTAAAGATCGCAAACATCACTGATAAGTACATTTTCATCACTGGCTGTGACACTGGCTTTGGAAACTTGGCAGCCAGAACTTTTGATAAGAAAGGGTTTCATGTAATTGCTGCCTGTCTGACTGAATCGGGATCAACAGCTTTAAAGGCAGAAACTTCAGAGAGGCTTCATACTGTGCTTCTGGATGTAACTGACCCAGAAAATGTCAAGAGGGCTGCCCAGTGGGTGAAAAACCAAGTTGGGGAGAAAG GTCTCTGGGGTCTGATCAACAACGCCGGCATTCTTGGTGTGCTGGCACCCAACGACTGGCTGACGGTCGACGACTACAGAGAACCTGTTGAGGTGAACCTGTTTGGACTCATCAGTGTCACGTTAAACATGCTTCCCTTGGTCAAAAAGGCTCGAGGGAGAGTTATcaatgtctccagcattgggGGTCGGCTTGCATTTGGTGGAGGGGGCTATTCTCCATCTAAGTATGCAGTAGAAGGCTTCAATGACAGCTTAAG GCGGGACATGAAAGCTTTTGGTGTGCACGTCGCTTGCATTGAACCGGGATTGTTCAAAACTAATTTGTCAGATCCAGAAAAGGCTGCTGAAAAAAAGCTTGCCATTTGGAAGCATCTGTCTCCAGACATCAAACAACAATATGGAGAAAGCTACATCAAGAAAA GCCTAGAACAATTGAAAGGCACTGCATCCTTTGTGAACGTGGACCTGTCCCTGGTGGTGGAGTGCATGGACCATGCTCTCACAAGTGTCTTCCCTAAAACCCGTTATGCTGCTGGAAAAGATGCCAAAACTTTCTGGATCCCTCTGTCTCACATGCCAGCAGTTTTGCAAGACTTTTTATTGTTGAAACAGAAAGTAGAGCTGGCTAATCCCAAGGCAGTATGA